The Maledivibacter sp. sequence ATATTATTGCATATTACTTCTTTGCCGAGTCCATATGGAATAGGAGACTTTGGTAAGCAGGCCTATAAATTTGTTGATTTTCTTGAAACCGCAGGGCAAAAATATTGGCAAATACTGCCCCTGGGAACCACTGGATATGGAGATTCACCATATCAATCCTTCTCTGCTTATGCTGGCAATCCATATTTTATTGATTTTGATCTGTTGATTGAAGAAGGACATTTGCGAAAAGAGGATATGGAAAATATAGATTTCGGTGATGACCATAGAAAAGTCGATTATGAAAAGATATTCAATAATAAAATGACCATTTTAAGGTGTGCTTACCATAAAGCTAAAGAAAGTATCAAGGAAGAAATGCTTATATTTAAAGAAGAAAATATTTATTGGATAGATGAATACTCCTTATATATGACTATTAAAACGAGCTTTGGGTTAAAATCCTGGCGGCAATGGGATGAGGATATAAAAATAAGAAAACCTAAAGCCATAGAATATTATAAAAAGAATTATGAAGATGAAATAAACTTCTGGGTTTATCTACAGTATGAGTTCTTCAAGCAGTGGAATAGTCTAAAGAAATATGCCAATAGCAAGGGCATAAGGATTATAGGAGATATTCCCATATATGTTGCCGAGGATAGTGCAGATGTATGGGCTAATAGTGAATTATTCTTGTTAGATAATCAGTATAAACCTATAAAGGTCTCCGGATGTCCTCCCGATGCTTTCTCTGAAACAGGTCAGCTTTGGGGAAATCCTATATACAATTGGAGTGTAATGGAGAAAAGGGGGTTTAGATGGTGGATTGAAAGAATTCAAGCCAATTCTAGGCTTTACGACATTACACGTATAGACCATTTTAGAGGATTTGAATCCTATTGGGAGATACCATATGGGGATGAGACTGCCATAAATGGAAGATGGGTCAAGGGGCCAGGAATAAAACTCTTTAATGGGATCAAGGATGCCCTTGGTGAGATTGATATAATCGCTGAGGACCTTGGGTATCTTACCGAAGAAGTAATTAGTTTTAGAGAAGAAACAGGATTTCCAGGAATGAAGGTATTGCAGTTTGCATTTGACACCCGCGAAGAAAGTGACTATCTCCCCCATAATTATGAAAAAAATTGTATTGTTTATACTGGAACCCATGATAATGATACGGTGGACGGATGGTTTGAGAATTCAAATATTGATGATGTAAAACACGCTATTAAGTATTTAAATCTAAAAGAAGAGGAAGGTTATAATTGGGGATTCATCAGAGGGGCATGGAGTTCAGTTGCCAATATTGCCATTGCTCAAATACAGGATTTTTTAGGCCTAGGAAGTGAAGCAAGGATGAATATACCTTCAACGCTAGGTGGAAACTGGTTGTGGAGACTTAAAGAAGGTGAATTAGATCATGAACTAGCTGAAAGAATATATCAAATAACTAAACTTTATGGAAGGTAGGAACAGCAATGCTTGATAGGGAAGGATTTAAAGATAGTATAAAAAGAATTCTCAAGATGGATTTTGGTAAAACCTTAGATAAGTCAGAGGGCTATCAAAAATACAATGGGGTTGCAAAGGCTTTAATGGAAATGATAATAGATGATTGGAATAAAACTGAGGAGGAATATTGTAGGGTGAAGCAGGCCCATTACTTTTCAGCTGAATTTTTAATGGGAAGGGCTTTAGGCAACAACTTAATTAATCTAGGGGTTTATGACGAGGTTAAAGACATCTTAGAAGAATTAGGTATAGATATTAATGACCTTGAAGAAATAGAAGAGGATGCAGGCTTAGGAAATGGTGGACTTGGAAGACTTGCAGCATGTTTTTTAGATTCCTGTGCCACAAAAAATATGCCGGTTACTGGGTATGGTATTAGGTACAGCCATGGAATCTTTGAGCAGAAATTTCAAAATGGATTTCAGGTTGAACAGGGAGATAACTGGTTAAAATATGGTGATCCTTGGTCCATAAGGCGTGGTGAGGATGCAGTAATAGTTAGATTTAATGATAGTGAAGTAAGGGCTGTTCCCTACGACACTCCTATTATTGGGTACGGTACAAATAATATTAATAGGCTTAGATTATGGAAGTGTGAACCCGTAAAGGAGTTTGACTTCAATTTATTTAATTTACAGCAGTATGATGAAGCCGTAAAGGAAAAAAATAGAGCCGATGATATATCCAGAGTTTTATATCCAAATGATTCAGAAGTAAAGGGTAAAATTCTAAGACTTAAGCAGCAGTATTTTTTTGTCTGTGCATCTCTTCAAGATTTGGTTAAAAAATTCAAACGTAGATTTGGAAGAAAATTTGAATTTTTTCCAGAGTACAATGCCATACAGCTTAACGATACCCATCCAGTGGTGGCTATACCAGAACTTATGAGGATATTAGTTGACGATGAAGATATAGCTTGGGAAAAGGCATGGGAGATCACACAAAAAACCTTCTCATATACAAATCATACAATACTTTCAGAGGCTTTAGAACAATGGGATAGTACACTTTATGAAGAAATTTTACCTAGAATTTATGAAATAATAGAAGAAATAGATGAAAAGTTTGTGAAAGAGTTGAGTGTAAAGAATTATAATGATAAGAAAATAGAGGATATGAGAATTATATCCCATGATAAGATAAAGATGGCTTGGTTAGCCATACATGGGACCCATACCACTAATGGAGTTGCAAAGCTTCATACGGATATATTAAAGAATCAAGAACTAAGGGAATGGTATAAGCTTTATCCAGATAGATTTCAAAATAAGACCAATGGAATTACCCCCAGAAGATGGATGGCTTTATGTAACAAAGAATTATCAGGACTAATAACAGAATTGCTGGGGTCTAATAAATGGATTACAAATCTTGACATGCTAAATCAATTGGAAAAGTATGCAGATGATGAGAATATACTTGAAAAGTTTCTATATATAAAACAAAGAAAAAAGAATCAATTAGCAAAATATATTAAAGAGCATGAGGGTATTGAAATTGATCCCAGTTCTATATTTGATATACAAATAAAGAGATTACATGAGTACAAGAGACAATTATTAAATGCCTTTCACATCTTAGACCTATACTATAGGTTAAAGGAAAATCCAGATTTAGATATCATACCTAGAACCTTTATATTTGGGGCCAAGGCAGCTCCCGGATACACAAGGGCAAAGGCCATAATTAAATTCATAAACGAAATTGCAGGTCTTGTTAACAAAGACCCTACGACAAATAAAAAGCTTAAGGTTGTATTTGTTCAAAATTATCGAGTCTCCTATGCAGAGAAGCTTTTTCCCGCAGCAGATATATCACAACAAATTTCAACTGCTGGGAAGGAAGCATCGGGTACTGGTAATATGAAGTTCATGCTAAATGGTACTCCTACAATAGGGACCTTTGATGGAGCAAATGTTGAAATAGTAGAAGAAGCAGGAGAGGAAAATAACTTCATATTTGGAGCAAGGGTAGAAGAAATAAAGGAGCTTGAGAAGAGCTATGAGCCAAAGGAATATTATGCAAAGGTACCAGGGCTCAAAAAGGTGGTAGATACATTAATTGATGGAACCTTTGATGATAGTGGAACAGGTGTCTTTGAGGAGTTACATGATTCCCTATTAAAGGGAGCCCCTTGGCATAAACCCGATAATTACTTTGTTTTCAGGGATTTCAACGAATATAGGGAAGCACAGCTAAAGCTTGATAAAGCCTATAGAAATAGACTCCAGTGGGCCAAAAAATGCTGGATAAACATGATCAGTGCAGGCAAATTTAGCAGTGATAGAACTATTTTAGAATATGCAAGGGAAATCTGGGATATAGAAGCTAACAAGATTAGTGAAAGTTATCTCAAATAATAATTTCTATACGATGATCTGATAATAAAGTTCATTAATAAAAAATTTCTATTACTGACTTAAGTCTTATGTCTGTAATAGATTGTTTTTATAGAAAGTAATTATGCAATTTCCTCTATTGAGCAAATTGCATAATTACCTTCTGCAAAAACTATCTACTATATATAGTTAAAAACCTTAAGAACTATACCATATATATTATGCAATTCTGCCAAGTAAGAGTTATGCAATTTCCTCTATTGAAAAGAATGTGAAGTATATTTATACTAGAAGGGTAAAGAGTTTTATAGGAGGAGAGAGTTTTATGGATAATAATGTGAAATTTGTAGTGGAAAAAAGGGTTCTGAGAACTATAGAAAATTTAGAAAAAAATAATATGAAGGGTCACTTTGTTCAAGACGAAAAAGAAGCAGTAAATAAAATTGATCAATTAATAAAGGAAGGAGATATGGTATCGACTGGAGGATCCATGACATTATTTGAAACAGGAGTTATAGATTTTTTGAGAAATGGTAAATACAACTTTTTAGATAGATACAAAGAAGGGTTAACTCCAGAGGATATAAAGGATATATATATAAAGAGCTTTGCTGCCGATGCTTACTTCACAAGTAGTAATGCCATTACAGAAGAGGGAGAACTCTATAACGTTGATGGCAGGGGAAATAGAGTCGCAGCAATGATATATGGACCTGATAAGGTGATAGTAGTTGTAGGTGTTAATAAAATAGTTAGGGACTTAGATGAAGCCATCATGAGAAATAGAGAATGGGCAGCCCCTGCCAATGCAAAGAGGTTAAATAGAAAGACTCCATGTTCAGAGGTTGGATACTGTATGGACTGTAGTAGCAAGGATAGAATTTGCAGTGAATATGTCACCATAAAGAGACAGATGGACTCAGACAGAATCCATGTAATAATAGTTAATAAAGAGTTAGGGTATTAATTAGGGGAAACCCTTAGAACTTAAAATTTACAACTTAGAACTTAGAACTTAGAACTTAGAACTACAAAAGCCCTATTAGACGCTTTTGTTGTGGGGGGAAGACTATGAAGGAGAAGCAGAAATTAACTTCAAAAAAGCCTATACTAATACTTGGTTTTTCCATAATTCTATTATTTTGTTTTTTATCATGGGATAAAATATACTATGTTGTCGATAAGAATTTCGAAAAGGTAGGAAGTGGAGAAACGGATAGTGGATATTATCATAGGATTGCCAGCGGCTTTAATAAAAAAAGTACTGCAATGAAACGTGGAAGTTTACAGATAAAAGATTTAGTAGATAACGATAGTGATTTTGGTTATTTTGGTTATTTTATGAATAACATGAGGATTAGTTCTAATGGCAGCGGAACCGGTGGGACAACTATTTCTATAGGCAGCCTTGAAAATGCAAATGAGGATTATAGGCTTATTAAAGACAGCAATAAAAAAAGTGATGAGCTAGGAGAATATGAGCTGGGTGTAAGTATTTTGAATTGGTTTGGTGGAAACTCAGATAATGCCATTAAAATCCTAGAGAATGTTGACTATCTCAAAGATGAAGAGTTAAAAACTACTAGAAACTTAAATTTAGCTGCAATGTATATAGGACTTAGTAGATTTGAAGAAGCAGAGAACCTACTAATCAAAGACTTTAAAGAAAATGATTTATATAACTATTTTAAAAGGGATATGCTTGCATATATATATTTCTTTAGGGGCGAAAATGATAGGTTTGAGAAAATCATTTCATATAAATATGATACCCTAAAGCTTGAGGGAAATAGTATCAAGGGTGTTAAGTTTGATGAAGAAGAAAAATATAGATTAAGAGGAAATTTAGATGATGAAATAGATAAACTAAACCCATATTTACAGCTTTTTGGTGAACTTCAACGGATATTTGAGGATATTGAATATAACCAAAAAGAACATGAAAATATGAAAAGCACAAATAATGCTTTAACCGGATATGTAAGCTATAATGGGGATCCACTAAGAGGAGTAGTAGTATATGTCAAAAGCACTAAAAATCAGGGGATGAGCTTGGGTGGGTTCGTTGATATGGGGATATATGGAACAACCGATAAAAATGGAAGATATGAGATTAAAAATATTCCTAATGATAATTACGATATATGCCTATATGGAAGCTGGAATCAACTAAGAAGTAAGCAGGTTAAGTTTAAAAGTAAGCATATAGCCTTTGATGGAAATACAAAAATCAATGAAAACATTCAGCTTTATGATCCTATTAAACTAAAGAAACTAGAGTATATAGGTAAGGATAAAATCGAAGTAACTTGGGAAAATCCTGCTGGAAATGACTTTGAATACAGTGTGAAATTTGGTGAGATTCAAAATACTGATTATGGTGGAGAATATGCAAATCCTTCTTATGTTAATTCCATAATTACTAGAGAAAATTTCGCTTTAATTGATCTGTCCCAATTGAGGAAAGATTCATTAGGCAATATTTTTTCTTGGGGTAATGACTTTGTAGAGCCTTATCAAGTCATAGAGCCTTTTTATCATACCGGTAAATATGGGCTTATAATTAATGCATATCCTTTAAATAAGGATTATTCTTACTCTGGAAGTGACAATTACGGTATTTTTGCTAATAAACGTTATGACTCTATAGATATAGAAGGTAACGATTGGAATGAAGGAGATAAGCTGCTTTTAGAAAAAAGGTATCCAGAGGCCCTTAAGTGGTTTGAAAACAAGCTAGAGGAAGACATGGATGATATCCATGCAATGAAGGTTTTATCAACTATTTATTCTAAAGGATATAAGGGCAGGGAAGATGGTTTTGGATTGATTGGCAAAGATGTAAAGAAGGGGATAAAATATACCGAGCTATTAAAGGAAGACATAGGGGAGAAGGAATATATACTTTCTGTCCTGGGAGATTTATATAATTCAGATGGTCAGTATGAAAAGGCTCTAGAGTATTATTTGAAACTAGCTAAAGTTAAAGCTAAAGACTCATATTATGAATATAGTAGGGCAGGAAATATGTGTATGAAAATGAATAAATGGCACAAGGCCTTTGAATACTATAAGCTATATGTGTATAACTATGAGTATAAGGATTATGCTAAGGTTCTATTGGTAGGTATCCTTATGGATAATAAAGACGCTATTATTAAGTATAGCCATATGATAGAATCAGAAGAGTATGGATTAGACTATGGTGAGCTGTTTAATACTTATATAAATATGGACAGAGACAGATATAAAGAATTATATAACTCTATAAATGGAGAAGAGATTATTAGTGCTAAAGAGATATTAGAAAAGGATGAGTCCGAACTGGGGATTTTCTATAGAGGATTGTTACTTCTTTCCGAAATGCGTAGATTTGATGAGGAAGAGGAAAAAGATTATTATAGTTTATATAAGCTCCAACATAATGCTACACTAAAAAGCCTAATGAAGTATTTTGGACAAAAGGAGATTGTAAGTAATTTTGGAGAAAGAGGATATGACCCTGAAATATAATAAAAAATAAAAAAAGAAAGAAACTCATGAAAAAGAGTTTCTTTCTTTTTTATTATGATATATATTTATTGAGGCAATATTTTATTTAGGATTATACCAACTATAGCAGCTAGTGCCATACCTTCTAAAGTGAAGTTAACTATTCCCATGTGTATTGGTAATGCAGCACCACCTAAACCTAGTACAAGTATTACTGCAGATATTATCAGGTTTCTTGATTTTCCGAAGTCCACTTGATGTTCAACCAATGACCTAGCTCCAATTGATGCGATCATACCGAAAAGTATTATAGAAATACCTCCAACCACTGAAGTAGGTATTGTTTTAATCACTCCTCCCACCTTAGGCATTATACCCAAAATGATTGCAAATACTGCGGCTATTCTCACTATGGATGGATCGTGAACCTTTGTTAGGGCTAAAACGCCAGTGTTTTCTGAGTAGGTAGTGTTGGCAGGTCCACCAAACATTGCGGAGATAGAAGTTGCTAAACCATCGCCTATCAGTGTTCTATGAAGTCCAGGTTCTTTAACAAAATCTTTATTCACTGTGGTGCCTATAGCTAAAACATCTCCTATGTGTTCTATTACCGTTGCAATTGCTACGGGAGCCACTATCATAACAGTTTCTAGGCTGAATTTCGCCATTGTGAAGGCTGGTTTACCAACCCAAGCAGCTTCTTTCATAGGTGTGAAGTCCACATTTCCAGTTATAAGTGCTACAATATATCCACCGATAAGTCCTATGAGAACCGGTAAAACCTTTAGGAATCCTCTACCATATATACTAACTGCTGTAACTATACCAAAGCTTACTATTGCAAGTATCCAATTACTTGAAGCCATATCTATTGCCGTTGGTGCAAGTTTAAGACCTATTACCAATATGATTGGGCCTGTAACTATAGGAGGGAAGAAGCTAATAATTTTTTCTACTCCGAATACTGCTACCAGTGCTGCTATCATTAGATATATTATACCTGCTACAACCAATCCACCTTGAGCGTATGCCAAACCTTCACCCAATAAAGGACTTGCCAAGGCTTCTTCCGTAGTGGCTGCTCCCGTTTTTAATAATAGAACTGACAATATTGGAGCGATGAATGCAAAGGAAGAACCTAAGAAAGCCGGAACCTTTCCTTTAGTAACCGAATGAAATAATAGAGTCCCAATTCCGGCCATAAATAAGGCCACAGAAATGTTAAAGCCTGTAATAATAGGAACTAAAACCGTAGCACCAAACATTGTGAAAGTGTGCTGGATACCCAATATAATTTTTTTGTGTAAAGATATCTGGTTAAGATTTGTACCAATATCCTTTGGTGATAATGTATTATCGTTATTCATAATAAAACGCTCCCTTCTGTAAATAGGAAGTCCATGTTATGGACTTCCTTCAGGCTGCCTAAAAACCCGAATTTCTTCGTTGTTGCTTCACCCAAGAACCCTTACGTATGTCTGTATACGCTACGACCTCTCGGTTTCAGCACGCCTCGAACTTCGAATTGTTAGGTAGCCTGCCATCTTGTTGACTTTGTCAACAATCTGAGGAAGTCCATATTATGGACTTCCTTCAATTAAAACGCCGCTATATTTTATACTTTGTTATTTCATCGCAAAAGCTACATCTATATTCAAGCTTTTCCCTTGATACTAATTCAAAGGTTGGTTTCATATAATCATCAGAGTTTGTGATACAACGTGGATTCTTACATGTTAATAAACCTTCAACCTTTTCAGGGATAACAACCTTTTTCTTATCAATAACCTTTCCATTCTTAATGAAGTTGATTGATATATTTTCATCAATTAATCCCAATAGGTTTAGATCTACATCAAATGTATTTTCTATTTTTATTATGTCTTTTTTACCTAAAATCTTACTTTCCACATTGATTAATAAAACTACTGGACTCTCCGCTTTATAAAGCTGAAGCTTATTAAAGATTTTAAGACCATTCCCAGATTTGATATGATCAATAACTATACCGTTTTTTATTTGTTTTACCTCAAGCATTTTAATCCACCTCCAAGAGTTTCATAATAAGTGCCATTCTTACATATACACCCATTTTAGCTTGTTCAAAGTAGATTGCTCTTTTATCCCCATCCACTTCATAGGAAATTTCATTAACCCTTGGGAGTGGATGCATTATTATCATATCCTCTTTACCATTTTTTATTTTCTCGTTATCTAATATATAGGAATTTTTTAATTTTAAATAATCAGCTTCATTAAAGAAACGCTCTTTTTGAATTCTAGTCATATATAAAATATCAAGTTCTTCTATCACTTCATCTAAGTATCTGACTTCTTTAATTTCTACGTCATAATTATCCTTTAAGTATCTTTTAATTGATTCTGGCAAAGTCAATTCTTCTGGAGATATTAACACAAACTTTTTTGTATTGAATCTTGCCATAGTCTTAATGAGAGAATGAACGGTTCTTCCATATTTCAAATCGCCACAAAGCCCTATTACATGGTTTTGTAATCCATCCTTATATGTGTGAATTGTGAGAAGATCAGTAAGGGTTTGGGTTGGATGTAAGTGTCCCCCATCACCGGCATTGATTATTGGAATTTCTGAGTACATGGAGGCAAGCTTTGGAGTACCCTCCTTAGGATGTCTCATAACAGCTATATCTGCATAGTATGATATACATCTTATAGTATCTGCCACACTTTCACCTTTTTTTACTGAACTAGTATTAGCATCACTAAATCCTAGTACATTACCACCAAGTCTAAGCATAGCTGATTCAAAGCTGAATTTAGTTCTTGTGCTTGGTTCGAAAAACAAAGTTGCCATTATTTGTCCCCTACAGCTTTCAGCATAATTCCTTGGAGAATTATAGATTTTCTCTCCTAGCTTAACTAACTCTAAGATTTCTTCGTTGGTGTAGTCTGCAAGACTAATTAGGTGATTAACATTTTTTATGCCCATAATATCACTCCTCCTTGTTGACCTCCCTGGATCAAATTAAAGGTACTATTAAGTTTGAGGACATCGCGTCCCTTGATTTCGGCCACATTTTTCCCATAAAAGCGACCTATAATAAAAAAACCTTCTTTTCCATGAGGATAAAGAAGGTTTAATAATCTCAGCATAGTTTTTAGGTAGCCTTAACATTTGACATACCATTATCTATGTAATCTCTTATACCTTTTTAACCTCACAGGGCTAATTTAAAGGTTACGGCTTATTTACTTGTCGTACTAATGTTAACACACCGGAAAATTAATGTCAATAGAGGGAATTATATAATTTACCTATGGGTAAATTTACCTTTTAAAGCTTCGCCGAGTTCTTTTCAAAACTGCTTGCACTTTTTCAAACATTCTATGAATAATGGGAGGGTAAAATTGTTTGACATATTATTTTTTCTATGATAGTATTTAAAAAAATAAATATGAGCTGTACCTTTAAATTGGTCCAGAGAGGCCGGAAAGGTAAACGTTAGTATAGTATATAGGAATTATGCCTATAACTATAATAGGTAAGTCATGCCTTCCGCTTCTCTAAAAGTGGAAGGTTTTTTTGTTGTTAAAAGGTTAACTTAAACCTTAAAATCTCAAATACATTATATACACATTTATCTTGGAGGTGGAATTATGGAATTACTTATAAAAGGCGGTAGAGTTATAAATCCAAAGACCAAAACCGATGAGAAGCTAGATATACTTATAAGGGATAACGTAATAGTAGATATTAAAAGCAATATTGACGTAAAGAACAGAAAGATAATTGATGCATCGGGGATGATAGTAACACCAGGCTTTATAGATATACATGTGCATCTAAGAGAACCAGGATTTGAATATAAGGAAACTATAAAAACCGGAACCGAAAGTGCTGTGGCAGGAGGCTTTACTACGGTGGCATGTATGCCAAATACAAATCCAGCTATTCACTCAAAGGAGATTGTGGAATTTATAAAGGCTAAGGCCCATAAAGAAGGTAAAGCGAATGTTATGGTTATTGGAAGTATAACTAAGGATCTGGAAGGTGAAGAGCTTTCCCAGATGAATGAAATGTATGATTGTGGTATAGTAGCAATTTCAGATGATGGAAAAACTCCTATGAAGGAAGAAATAATGATAAAGGCTTTCAGAAAAGCCAAGGAGCTTGATATTCCTTTGATCTCACATTGCGAGGATCATAATCTATCAAAGGGTGGAAGCATAAACCAGGGGACAGCATCGGAAAGAACTAAGATAAAGGGTATCCCCGCAGCGGCGGAGCATTTAATAGTAAAAAGAGATATAGAATTATGTAAAAAGACGGACTCTAGGCTTCATATAGCCCATGTAAGCACGAAAGAATCAGTTGATTTGTTACGTAAAGCAAGAAATGAAAAGGTAAGGGTTACATCAGAAGTTGCACCCCACCATTTTACACTCACCGATGATATAATCACATCCCAAAATACCTACACTAAAGTAAATCCTCCAATAA is a genomic window containing:
- a CDS encoding NCS2 family nucleobase:cation symporter encodes the protein MNNDNTLSPKDIGTNLNQISLHKKIILGIQHTFTMFGATVLVPIITGFNISVALFMAGIGTLLFHSVTKGKVPAFLGSSFAFIAPILSVLLLKTGAATTEEALASPLLGEGLAYAQGGLVVAGIIYLMIAALVAVFGVEKIISFFPPIVTGPIILVIGLKLAPTAIDMASSNWILAIVSFGIVTAVSIYGRGFLKVLPVLIGLIGGYIVALITGNVDFTPMKEAAWVGKPAFTMAKFSLETVMIVAPVAIATVIEHIGDVLAIGTTVNKDFVKEPGLHRTLIGDGLATSISAMFGGPANTTYSENTGVLALTKVHDPSIVRIAAVFAIILGIMPKVGGVIKTIPTSVVGGISIILFGMIASIGARSLVEHQVDFGKSRNLIISAVILVLGLGGAALPIHMGIVNFTLEGMALAAIVGIILNKILPQ
- a CDS encoding dihydroorotase, producing MELLIKGGRVINPKTKTDEKLDILIRDNVIVDIKSNIDVKNRKIIDASGMIVTPGFIDIHVHLREPGFEYKETIKTGTESAVAGGFTTVACMPNTNPAIHSKEIVEFIKAKAHKEGKANVMVIGSITKDLEGEELSQMNEMYDCGIVAISDDGKTPMKEEIMIKAFRKAKELDIPLISHCEDHNLSKGGSINQGTASERTKIKGIPAAAEHLIVKRDIELCKKTDSRLHIAHVSTKESVDLLRKARNEKVRVTSEVAPHHFTLTDDIITSQNTYTKVNPPIRSHQDVDAVINGILDGTIDIIATDHAPHDKNSKDTSYDKAAFGITGLETAFSLSYTYLVKKNELPLMKLIEMMTIKPAKIIGIDKGSLEIGKEADIAVLDPNEEYIIDSDKFYSKGKNTPFNGYKVIGKPVYTIVSGKIEYEGGK
- the malQ gene encoding 4-alpha-glucanotransferase, whose amino-acid sequence is MIGRGSGILLHITSLPSPYGIGDFGKQAYKFVDFLETAGQKYWQILPLGTTGYGDSPYQSFSAYAGNPYFIDFDLLIEEGHLRKEDMENIDFGDDHRKVDYEKIFNNKMTILRCAYHKAKESIKEEMLIFKEENIYWIDEYSLYMTIKTSFGLKSWRQWDEDIKIRKPKAIEYYKKNYEDEINFWVYLQYEFFKQWNSLKKYANSKGIRIIGDIPIYVAEDSADVWANSELFLLDNQYKPIKVSGCPPDAFSETGQLWGNPIYNWSVMEKRGFRWWIERIQANSRLYDITRIDHFRGFESYWEIPYGDETAINGRWVKGPGIKLFNGIKDALGEIDIIAEDLGYLTEEVISFREETGFPGMKVLQFAFDTREESDYLPHNYEKNCIVYTGTHDNDTVDGWFENSNIDDVKHAIKYLNLKEEEGYNWGFIRGAWSSVANIAIAQIQDFLGLGSEARMNIPSTLGGNWLWRLKEGELDHELAERIYQITKLYGR
- a CDS encoding carboxypeptidase-like regulatory domain-containing protein: MKEKQKLTSKKPILILGFSIILLFCFLSWDKIYYVVDKNFEKVGSGETDSGYYHRIASGFNKKSTAMKRGSLQIKDLVDNDSDFGYFGYFMNNMRISSNGSGTGGTTISIGSLENANEDYRLIKDSNKKSDELGEYELGVSILNWFGGNSDNAIKILENVDYLKDEELKTTRNLNLAAMYIGLSRFEEAENLLIKDFKENDLYNYFKRDMLAYIYFFRGENDRFEKIISYKYDTLKLEGNSIKGVKFDEEEKYRLRGNLDDEIDKLNPYLQLFGELQRIFEDIEYNQKEHENMKSTNNALTGYVSYNGDPLRGVVVYVKSTKNQGMSLGGFVDMGIYGTTDKNGRYEIKNIPNDNYDICLYGSWNQLRSKQVKFKSKHIAFDGNTKINENIQLYDPIKLKKLEYIGKDKIEVTWENPAGNDFEYSVKFGEIQNTDYGGEYANPSYVNSIITRENFALIDLSQLRKDSLGNIFSWGNDFVEPYQVIEPFYHTGKYGLIINAYPLNKDYSYSGSDNYGIFANKRYDSIDIEGNDWNEGDKLLLEKRYPEALKWFENKLEEDMDDIHAMKVLSTIYSKGYKGREDGFGLIGKDVKKGIKYTELLKEDIGEKEYILSVLGDLYNSDGQYEKALEYYLKLAKVKAKDSYYEYSRAGNMCMKMNKWHKAFEYYKLYVYNYEYKDYAKVLLVGILMDNKDAIIKYSHMIESEEYGLDYGELFNTYINMDRDRYKELYNSINGEEIISAKEILEKDESELGIFYRGLLLLSEMRRFDEEEEKDYYSLYKLQHNATLKSLMKYFGQKEIVSNFGERGYDPEI
- a CDS encoding aspartate carbamoyltransferase regulatory subunit, with translation MLEVKQIKNGIVIDHIKSGNGLKIFNKLQLYKAESPVVLLINVESKILGKKDIIKIENTFDVDLNLLGLIDENISINFIKNGKVIDKKKVVIPEKVEGLLTCKNPRCITNSDDYMKPTFELVSREKLEYRCSFCDEITKYKI
- a CDS encoding lactate utilization protein gives rise to the protein MDNNVKFVVEKRVLRTIENLEKNNMKGHFVQDEKEAVNKIDQLIKEGDMVSTGGSMTLFETGVIDFLRNGKYNFLDRYKEGLTPEDIKDIYIKSFAADAYFTSSNAITEEGELYNVDGRGNRVAAMIYGPDKVIVVVGVNKIVRDLDEAIMRNREWAAPANAKRLNRKTPCSEVGYCMDCSSKDRICSEYVTIKRQMDSDRIHVIIVNKELGY
- a CDS encoding glycogen/starch/alpha-glucan phosphorylase codes for the protein MLDREGFKDSIKRILKMDFGKTLDKSEGYQKYNGVAKALMEMIIDDWNKTEEEYCRVKQAHYFSAEFLMGRALGNNLINLGVYDEVKDILEELGIDINDLEEIEEDAGLGNGGLGRLAACFLDSCATKNMPVTGYGIRYSHGIFEQKFQNGFQVEQGDNWLKYGDPWSIRRGEDAVIVRFNDSEVRAVPYDTPIIGYGTNNINRLRLWKCEPVKEFDFNLFNLQQYDEAVKEKNRADDISRVLYPNDSEVKGKILRLKQQYFFVCASLQDLVKKFKRRFGRKFEFFPEYNAIQLNDTHPVVAIPELMRILVDDEDIAWEKAWEITQKTFSYTNHTILSEALEQWDSTLYEEILPRIYEIIEEIDEKFVKELSVKNYNDKKIEDMRIISHDKIKMAWLAIHGTHTTNGVAKLHTDILKNQELREWYKLYPDRFQNKTNGITPRRWMALCNKELSGLITELLGSNKWITNLDMLNQLEKYADDENILEKFLYIKQRKKNQLAKYIKEHEGIEIDPSSIFDIQIKRLHEYKRQLLNAFHILDLYYRLKENPDLDIIPRTFIFGAKAAPGYTRAKAIIKFINEIAGLVNKDPTTNKKLKVVFVQNYRVSYAEKLFPAADISQQISTAGKEASGTGNMKFMLNGTPTIGTFDGANVEIVEEAGEENNFIFGARVEEIKELEKSYEPKEYYAKVPGLKKVVDTLIDGTFDDSGTGVFEELHDSLLKGAPWHKPDNYFVFRDFNEYREAQLKLDKAYRNRLQWAKKCWINMISAGKFSSDRTILEYAREIWDIEANKISESYLK
- the pyrB gene encoding aspartate carbamoyltransferase, with the translated sequence MGIKNVNHLISLADYTNEEILELVKLGEKIYNSPRNYAESCRGQIMATLFFEPSTRTKFSFESAMLRLGGNVLGFSDANTSSVKKGESVADTIRCISYYADIAVMRHPKEGTPKLASMYSEIPIINAGDGGHLHPTQTLTDLLTIHTYKDGLQNHVIGLCGDLKYGRTVHSLIKTMARFNTKKFVLISPEELTLPESIKRYLKDNYDVEIKEVRYLDEVIEELDILYMTRIQKERFFNEADYLKLKNSYILDNEKIKNGKEDMIIMHPLPRVNEISYEVDGDKRAIYFEQAKMGVYVRMALIMKLLEVD